The Musa acuminata AAA Group cultivar baxijiao chromosome BXJ2-2, Cavendish_Baxijiao_AAA, whole genome shotgun sequence genome has a segment encoding these proteins:
- the LOC135606314 gene encoding protein RADIALIS-like 3: protein MASGSLSRSSTSSWTPQQNKLFERALAVYDKDTPDRWLNVARAVGGGKTAEEVKKHYELLLEDLHRIESGLVPYPNYKSSGTRR, encoded by the coding sequence ATGGCTTCGGGATCGCTCTCGCGCAGCTCGACCTCCTCGTGGACTCCGCAGCAGAACAAGCTCTTCGAGCGGGCTCTCGCGGTGTACGACAAGGACACCCCCGATCGCTGGCTGAATGTGGCACGAGCCGTAGGCGGGGGGAAGACCGCCGAAGAGGTCAAGAAACACTACGAGCTGCTCTTGGAGGACCTCCACCGCATCGAGTCGGGTCTGGTGCCGTATCCAAATTACAAGTCCTCCGGCACCCGGCGCTGA